In Rosa rugosa chromosome 4, drRosRugo1.1, whole genome shotgun sequence, the genomic stretch GGGTTATTATAGTTTCAGTGGTTAGGAATGGTCGTTACAAATTTGGAAATTAAAATTTCTTTACTCCCTATATAACCTTTTGGTAAGTTTTTGACCAAAttctttggctgaaaatttttcaCCAAATTGTGTagtggggtttttttttggtctgagtgGAGTGGGTTTGAAGGAAGCAAAATCCTCAAAATTTGTTTGATGGGTAAAAACCGAGGTAAAAGAACAAAGCACGTGAAGCTTCACAAATGGACAAGAACATAGACACAAGatgggaaagagagagaggtcgaGGACATTGAGCTGACAATACAAGCTTTCTTAATTAGGTTTGGGGACCAGGTCGAGGACACGTAATTCTGCTTTAAATCGACACGTATAGTGTACCCAATGTACTATTCTGAGCTAGAATGGACCTTGACGTTTCAGGGATGCAAATGAGAGCATAGTCTGGGCAGACCCAATGCCGGGGGTGCTGTGTGCTCTCGCTTTAGCTTTAGATCAAGTacctgtttgttttgtttgtttgttttgtttgagaaGAAATGAGAAGTGGAGAATACTTGTATTAGTCAGACTCAATTAtaattatttaataaaatatGTATTATAAAAGCTGATGGagtatgaaaagaaaaattacaattGTTATTACAAGTTTGGATACGCTCGAGTTTcgaatttgttttctttcatttgtAGAACAGAGGTGAGCTCGGTTCAATTAGCTTCCTCGAAAATAATATGATTAaattctaaattttttatttttaataatacTCATGATATCATCATAATTACATTTGAAATGCTGCCACACAATTGAGCTGTTCTTCCTCTTGCTTGATCCATCTTGATCTTCAGGAGGTGGTGGAAGTGGTCGTACAATTGCTTGAACAACTGCAATTGTAGGATTCGGTGTGGGGGTCATCCCAATGCTAGAGTGTGCAGTTCCAGCTGGTGTAGAAGTCGGAGTTGAGGAAATCCCCTCCATAACCTGCAAATTAATAGCCATGAAAAAGAATGAAACACAAGTCAGAGTTCCAATTTCAAGAAAATAGTGGAATATATCACACGCAAATAGTCGAACAAATCAACATATGGTACCCATTTTGCAAAACATCAATTTACATCAACAAATGACAAATCATAACCAAAATGATATCGGCATAAACATCAACAAATCAAGAATTAGCAAAACCCACCAAGCAGTTATAAACATCTTGATTCAattcaaaaaatgaaaaaaaaaacgaagaacaACAATTATATACTGATATACCAGTGGAAGAGAAGATGCTAAGTGAGAGGAGATGCCGTTTGGGGTTTTGGACTCGGCGGAGTTGGCGCCGTTTATGGATAGTCgaaggagaggagagaaaaTGCAAAATAGATTGAATGCGGCCAAGTCGAAGAGAGGTTAGTCTCTTAGGGTTTCTGCCAGATCGAGTGCGGCCAAACCTAGGTAAGCTTGGTTTAGGGCCAATCAGAAATTGACAagtattaaaattaaaaagaaatataattaaattaaattcgGGTCGGTCGGTTTTAATCCGGTCGATTCGACACTTGGACCCTATTCCGACCCGAAGTGCAACAGTTCGGTTCGGAGTGTGCTCAGAACGACGCCGTTTTAGTTGCGGTGCGGTTACTGCACTGGAATTTGCGGTTCAGTCTGGTCGGTAACCGGATTTCCGGTCCTAGATGCCCAACGCTAGCTATTTTAGTTGATAGTATTAAGTTCTGGAGAGAGGCTGGGCTTCCTTGGCTCCAACTCTTATTCTAGATGATTTGACAAGCAGTTGTACAACTCTTAGGTTGGGCCTCCTTGGCTCCTATTCAAGCAATTGTACAACTCTTACGCTGGGCCTCCTTGGCTCCTGCTCAAGCAGTTGTACAACTATTTGATGATTTGACAAGCAGTTGTACAACTTTTAGGCTGGGCCTCCTTGGCTCATGTTCAAGCAGTTGTACCACCACTTCCACCACCTCCTGAAGATCAAGACAGATCAAGCAAGAGGAAGAACAGCTCAATTGTGTAGCAGCATTTCGAGAAGTTGAAGAATCCGGATGGGAGTTACATGAAGCCAACGCGTTCAAGGTGCAAGTTCTGCCGTCAAACCTACGCAAGCAACTCCAAAAGTAATGGCACAACAGCAATGAGGTCACACGTGCTTTACCAGTGCAGGAAATCACCAATTTATGCCTCGAATAAGAAGCAGAAGTACTTGACCTTTGATTCGGCTGAAAGTGGAGGTAAACTAATCGCTGTTGCTTATGATAAGATGACTTCTAGGCTAGCTTGTGCGAAAATGGTGGTTCGTGATGAACTGCCATTTTCTTTTGCTGAGAATGAAGGGTTTAAAGATTTCATGAAGGTGACTCAGCCTCAATTTAAGCCACCTTCTAAGAGAACAATAGCTAGAGATATTTGGAAGCTTTATGAGGCTGAGAGGGAGAAGATTAGGGGGTTTTTAGCTGTTAATCAGCAAAAGGTTTCACTCACAATGGATACTTGGACAAGTATCTAAAACATTAATTACATGGTGTTGACTGCTCATTTCGTAGATTCTAGTTGGAAGCTGCATAAAAGGATTTTAAACTTTTGTGTGATTctaaatcacaagggtaaaacAATAGGCAAGCTGGTTGAATCTTGTTTGATTAAGTGGGGGATTGATAAGGTTTTTACGATAGTTGTCGATAATGCAAGTCCAAATCAAGTGGCGTTAGATTACATGAAGGAGAAGATAGGAAATTGGGATCAATTGGTGTTGGGAGGATCGTTTCTGCATTTGCGTTGCTGCTACCATATTCTGAACCTCATTGCGAGGGATGGAATGGAGGAGCTAGACCCCTCGATTGATGGCATACGAAATTGTGTGAAGTATATTAGTCTTCGCCAACAAGGCTTGAGAAGTTTTGGAAGTGTGCAGCTCAAGAAAAGATTGAGTACAAGGGAGGAATTTTTCCTTTGGGTGTGTGCACAAGATGGAATTCAACATACTTTATGTTGGATATTGCTGTGAAGTACAAGAAGGCATTTGCTAGGCTTAAGGATGAAGATTACCAGTTTGAGTGGTATTTCCAGGAGATAGTGGGTGGAAACAAGAGGGAACGGCCTCCTAGAGCTGTCGATTGGGATAAGGCAGCAAGGTTTGTTaagtttctgaattttttttatgaagCCACCTTGAAATTTAGTGACACTAAGCATGTAACCGCCAATGAACCTCTCCTTTGGATGTGCACTATTATTGGTGAGCTAGAGAAATGCATTTGTAGCGATGATCCTCTTCTTGTTAGCATTCGCACTTCGATGAAAAGGAAGTTCGACAAGTATTGGCTGCAGCTTGAAGGTTTAAACAAGATTCTGCTAATTGCCGTAGTTCTTGATCCAAGATACAAATTGTTGTATCTTGAGTTCTTCTTCCCAAAGCTGCAATCCAATGAAGGATTAGTTACATTGATGATTCAGGAAGTGAAGAATACATTGAGCAAGCTCTTTGATGAATATGCAGGTAACAACTTAACtttgttgttctttttttttttttttttttttttttttttttttttttcagttcatttaaaattgttttttgAATTGCTGGTACACTAATTCCACTATTTTTGTATGCTGTGCAGATTCTGATCCAGAGACTTCAGTAGCTTCAAGAAGTGTCACTTTGCCATGGATTGAGTCTGCATTCGTGCAAGTTGATGAGGATAGCCATGTTGTAAACCTTCATCAGTTCAAGTTGTTGAGGCAGGAGAATGATGTAGTCGTGATCAAGAATGAGATTGACAAATATATTCTAGAGGCTGCCGAAGACCTTTCCAACGAAAAATTTGATCTCTTGAATTGGTGGAATGAGAATGCTGCAAGGTTTCCTATTCTTTCGAAGATTGCCAAAGATGTCTTTGCAGTGCCTAAAGATGGCTTCTGAAGCTGCATTTAGCCTAGGAAAGAGAGTGGTGGACCCTTTTTGAGCTTTACTCACCCCTAAGATTGTTGAGGCATTGGTTTGCTTGAGTGATTGGCTGATAGGATCTAGATTCAATGCATACAAAGAACCAACTAAAGATGAGCTGCAGCTGTATGAGGAGTTGGAAAAACTTGAACTTGGTAATGGACTTTTCTATTTTCAACTTGTACATAACTTTACTGTTTTAGACTTTAGCGTTTTGAATCAGTTTAATGACTTTGAATCTGTTTTATGTGTGCTCTAGGGTTCATTTTATGGGACTGTTTTGAATCTGTTTGTAAAGCTTTAGGCTTTAAGCTTTTGAATATGTTTGATCACTTAAATATCTTAATCTGTTTTGGGACTTTGGTGACTAGATGGAGGGGCTAATGTTAGTGACTCGGAGGAATGAAAGCTCAAAGGGTGAAGTAGATGGACTCGGGCTGCTGTTGTTTGGACCTACCGCAGCAGTGCAGCTTGCTTGTtccttgtgtttttttttttatagatttGTTGGTCTATTGAACTCGATCATCTTCTTGTGTTTAATTTGGTTTCATTTGAGACTTTGGGAATGGTATTGTAATATATTTCAGACCTTGGATTTCAGTCATTTCAATTTGATACTTTGGCATATTGCATTTGATCATTTGACTTTTGAAGTTCAACCAAATTTGGCAGATTGCATTTTGGCATTTTGAACATTTGTGAGTTTGCCTTTTTGGATTGCATTTTGGCATTTCAATTTGGTACTTGGATTAATGGATTTCAGTCATACAGGTTCAAAGTCATACatacttagtttttttttttccacccaTTTTTACAATTTGGTGCAGACCGACACCGAACTAGAAAAACGGTTGCATTGAAAATGCGGCCCAAAAGCTTTAGAAAGCGGTTGCggttgggaaaaagacccaacTGAAAAAAAAGGAGTGGGTTGCGGTTTCAGGCCCAAACCGTCCCGATCTGaaccgagcccagccctagAAATAACCTATCTAGATAAAGCATGGGCCACTTTATTACAACTGCGATGTACCTTAGTCTCATGGGACTACCTCAATCTCAGTTCTCAGCTTCCTGGCTTCCTCAAAGATCTGACCTTCCATACTAAAATCTGCACCCTCATTCAAAGCATGAATCACATTGATTGGGtcactttcaagtttcaaccacAACCCTTTGAAAACCTTCCTGTTTGCGCAATCTGAGCCCATGAAGGATTGCTAGAGCTTCTATAGCAAAAACCGAAGGTGTCCCCGCAAGAGGTAGCACCAATGCACATTTCAGACTGCCTTCAGAGTTCCGCACCACTGCTCCTTTATCTCGTCTACAAAAGACTACCATAAAAGTATATATAAAATGGAATGCACCTTTGCCACCCCTCCGTTTTCGCCTAAGCTGATTCCGCGGGTGCCTAATATGGAAGCATTTGTTGCACCCTTTTGCAATCATCCTCATAGATGAGTCTCTTGGGTAAAGACCTGACTTGTAATGGTCGTTGTTCATTTTTATGTGGGATCAGCTCATAATCATACCCTTGGATACTGTAGGGGCTTCTTCGTTTTCGTGATCTAGCTAGGTTTTGGGTTGCTGGgcctttttagttttttttgtttgcttGTTTCGGTTTTCTATTGAAAGAACTTCTTCCCAGCTAGTTGGTCTTTCCAGACTTTCCTTCTTCTGCTTTTCTAGTCTTGCTTTTCTGGACTATTTACTCCATGCTCTGAGGTCTTACTAGGCTTTGCATAAATGTCATTTTTTGATAAAATCTGATTTCCAAACCAATTGAAGCCGACTTATTATTGCCTTTAAAAAACCGAGTTAGGGGTATACTTTAGAGCATTGTAGAATTTCTCTTAATTCAGAGTAAAAAATAGTCTTGTATAAGTTGTATATAGTTAATTTATAGCTTAGTTGAAACACGATCTAGTGAGTTGGCCGTGAGACTTGACCTTACCAGTTGGGGGAAAAGCTACGATTGAACCCAAGTTCACTGGGTGCCTAGGAGGGGGATGCAAATTGGAAGAGTTAGCTTACGGGGATAAATTTAGAACCTTTCAAACGCCAAGAAGATATGAATCTCGATCATGTCCCATAAATATTAGGTCCAACATTGTTACATCTGAAACCTACTCATACATCTGATTCAATGGAATTTAAACAAACTCAGAAAGTAATGCAAATTAAACAAAGAAGAAATTACAAAGCACTGCCTCTGTCCTGGCAAAGACTACTAAGCCTCCACTACCAAACTTATGAAAGCACCAACACACTCAAAACAACCCCAGCAATAGTCATCAAAGCCATAATAGGAGAGCTAGAGAGACTAGTTCCTAGACCAGTGGATGTGGCTGTGGGTGTGGTCACTGCCGGAGTGTCAACCGTGGTGTTGCTACCGTCTGTGGAAGGCGGCGTTGATGCACCATTGCCAGCTGGCGCATCGGTGGGTGATCCTGATCCAACGGTCACAGAGAGCTTCATGCCCATCCCACAATGCCCAACAACGCCACAAATGAAGTAATGAGTTCCAGCAGTCTTGAGAGGAATGGTGGTGGCACCGCTGCTGTCACTAGTGATTGAGTTGCCTGTTGTGCAAGACTTGTAGTCACTACCACTCACTTCATCCACTGTGTGCCCACTTCCATAGTTGAACGCTGCCATGTAGAAACTCAATTAGGGGGACACTAACATAAATTTGATTTTAATCAAAGTACGTAGTTACTCATTAGCGGTCTATAACACATGTTTGATGAAATGTCTCATAAAAACCTTTTATAATTAAGCTAACAATAATATATTGAATTCCGGTTCTGCTACTTATATTAGTGGCTTATTTCAATAGATGAACTATATAACATGTCAGATGACAAGAGAACATCTCCAAACTAGCATTGAATCTAAAGTAATAGAGCAAGATCATAACAATTAGATAGAAAGGACTCAGTTTACCTAGGTTATCGCCGACTGCGAAGGTCTTGTCACTAGTCCAAGTGGTGTAATCAACACCAGTAGCCCAGCCAGAGGTGTCTCCAACAGTGTAGTCTTTGGCCAAGCTTGGCATCATGACCATGCCAAAAACAAGGACTAAACCCACAATTCTGGCTCCTATGCATGCCATTTTGAGCTTCTAGCTATGAGAGACTTTAGAGAGAGTAAAATAGTGAAGAACTAGAAGCCCTTTTTGTGATAATAATTCTAGAGGAGAGGAATATCCCTTATATAATGGTGTAAAGCGGTTGGAGTAAGTAAGGTTTGGTCCACTTTGTTCCATTTCAATGCAAAAATTCTGTAAGCAACTCATTGCATGCAGATGGCTTGGGTTAGACTTCATACCTAATGCTTCTGATAATGTCtcctttttttcatttccttgttaattatttaactactACTTAGCTTCACAAATAAGAAATTTGATAAATATAATGAAAGTAGTTTGCTCTCTTTCAAACCAATTCATTAGTTTAAGTGGACCATACTATAGACAGGTGTTTAGAAAGAGACCGTCAAATTAAAGAATGCTTAAATATGTGGTTTCAATAGTAGACCTTTAATTAAtcattcaaaaaaataatagacCTTTAATCTTTCTAATGATGAATTgggaatgaagaaaagaaaaaaaaaatgctcatAAGAGAGTTTGGGTCCAGATCATAAACTAATTACTTTTCAGTTAGCATGCTCTTGTTACATGTAATTATTGTTGTAAGTTAAGTCTCAACTATGTTGAAACTTTTTCTTAGATTAATGCCAAAGGGAATCCTAAGTAAAGATCATCATCATATTTAGATCCACAATGTTGGAAACAAAATCTATACAAATTGGAGGAGAATCACATCAGAAGCAGGTAAAGAATTATCACTTGAAGAAAATTTTTCTCCATACCGAACCTTAGATAgccaaaaagtaaaaaaataatatgTAGAAAGGCGGATAACATGGCTATTCGAGATGTGTTTTCTATTCAAACTCTCTAAATTGGTAGGGCGAAAGAAATAGAGAGAGATCATTGGAGATGTTACTAGAAATGACTGTGTATACCTATGTATTATGGTACGTTTATTTGTCTTGATTGGTTAAAAGTGGAATTGGAGATGGGAAGTCACATTCAGTGAGTAAAACTGTTCACCAAACAAGGGAATCCAAGTCGTCATGGCCATGAGTTTCTGTTTGTATTTTAAAAAACATGTCATGTGGGTCTCAAGTCTCAACGCCTGCCGAACCTTTTCAAAGGTTTGATGACTTTGTGTTTGGTAAAGGGCTGTTGGGGTCAGCTCACCCTTGAAAGGCAGACCTTTTGATCTGGTAATCTCCATTATTCAACCAAAAGTTTTCCAATTTATAATTGATCAAGGACTTGAACCCTGAACTCCCAAAATGCTTACCTAAAATTAGTGACATTGAGAACTTTCAAAATAATGTTTCAGATTCGATTTTTCACGGTTGCAGCCATTCTAGGAACCTTTTCATACATGTCATTTTCCGATAATCGCACACACACAAAGTTAACCCTAAGACCTTGTAAGCAAAAAGTAACTTTCAGAACCCCAAAAACTTCAAACCTCTCTGTTCTGGAAAATGGTTGGACACGTACTTTGTGAAGCCAATTTCCTATGCACACCACATAATTTATAGGacagaatcaaaaccaaaacgatTCCTGAATATCTCCATAGCCATAATGCAAACCTACCTCTTAGAGTCTTAGGTCACATGTCAACATCAAAAGCATTTTAGTTGTGCTGACTTATGCTCCAGTaaatctttctgggttttcagatACAGGGCACTTTAAGGTCATTCTCAATTAATGTAGACCAAAATTACATTGTTCTTTCTCATAGAGCAgaggatttatttattttgggttgTTGAGTTGTTGAATGTTGGTAATCCACACAATCTAAAAGATGCAGAAACTTGACTCTGGTACATTGAATACATAAGAAATAAACTTCTAGCTAACACTCGAATCGTTAGGTGGAAACTGAAAAGATACATATGATGACATGAGATATCATCATTTCGTTTGAAATAATGTTTGATACTTATATTACAAATATCCTCTGGtaactttgttttctcttttcttcatcCCTCAAAGTGCTATTCTGCCTTTCCAGTATATGCAGCTCAATTTATCAAAATTGTGGTTACCACTTAAAGGTCATCATTCCTACATGACAAGCAATATCACCCTGGTTCACAAGCAACCTTGCATAAGCACCAAAGTAATGGAAGCCCCCTGAAATTTGCATTAGAGAACAAGAAGTGAGTATTACACTTAACTAGGCATCAAAAGGTCCAAGTGAGCATACACAAATGTTCAGTATGGTCTTTCCGAGCATAAAGAATTACCTATATAAATGCTTGATTTAGCAAACAGGTGCTTGCATATATCATGCCTTGTAAGTAAACAAATAAGGTATTTCTACAAGTTATAAAGAATTACCTATATAAATGCTTGATTTAGCAAACAGGTGCTTGCATATATCATGCCTTGTAAGACAAATAAGGTATTTCTACAAAGTTCTGAAATTTATTGTTCACCCTTCTTTTCTCAGGCTCGTTTATAATTAGTTAAACAAGAAAAACAACCTGGTAAACCCATGTCAAACCAAGTGGCTAACACAAGAAAGGACTTACCAGAATGCATTGTAAGAAAAAATATTTGAAAAGGTGAAGAAAGATTTAGTGTATGAGATTTGTTTTTCTGAGTTCTGACATCTACTGCAGAATAATAGAGGAAAATGCAGGACAGAAAACTTTCAACTATGCTAGCAAGCAAAATTCCTCCAGACCCCTAAACCCAAAATTCCTCCAGACCCCTAGTTCTTGACTGTACTATTTTAAACCATTAACCAGGGCCATCATCACATGGCTTTCCTGTTGGAATGGTTTATAGTTTGGAACTCAAAGCGGAGAAAGATTCTAACATGATAGGCTTAATAATGCATGGATTGGCATAAATGAGAGAAAAATGAGAGGTAGGCTATGAATAGAAATCACTGCCAGTCACCATTAGGAAAGGTTTTCAATACAATCtttgttctttgttctttttctttttctttttcttttgggataTCACTATATCAGTCAACCATTTCTTGTTCTATCTGCACAGCAATCTGCATTTATGGAACTACTGGTTTACATATTCATTTTTCAGTCAATTGACAATGCATATCTAAATCCAAGGTAGTTTAAGTAATCCAGCAGTTACTGCATAAATTAGGAACTTTAGTACAATGTGTATTCTTGCAAccgaaaaaattgaaaattaaaaaaataggaACACTCCATTTCAACCAAAGAACTAGCATTAGTGAATATTGATTAAAAAAAGTATATTGCAAAGCTAAAACTGGCACAAACCATAACTAGCTACATCATTTTCACACCAGCAGGACACAATTCAAAGAGAGGATAATACCTTAAAAAACACGATGTGAAGAAAATGCAGATGCTCCATTCCCCCAAAGTTCACTTCTTATCACTGTCATCTGCTATCACTTGCTCCGAAGTAGAACTCAGTTCAGTAGCATTATCACCTGACTCTGAACTCTCTACTGCTGGTTCTTTAACTGTTGGTACTTTAACAAATTGTTTACTACGTGCCACACGAATTTTTCTTCCCATAAACAACTGCAAAACAAAAACTTTTGAGTGATTTCTTTCCTTCACAATAGCCATCCACAGATCCAAAAGGCAGTGCAATTGAGAATTCTAAAAATTTATAAGGTATTCCCTGATTAAAAAAACAGAAATTCAAATGATTCAGCACATTTTTTGAGCAGAAAAATTACCTTCCCGTGGAAAGTAGCAAGGGCAGCCTCAGCCTCTTTCTTGGACTTGAAGCTCACAAATGCATATCCAGCGGACCTTCTAGGATTACCTTCGAATACCACCTCTGCGTTAACAATATCAGTACCCTCTGAAGTAAAAAACTCCCTGAGATCTTTAGCCCTTACTTCGTATGACAAATTTTCCACATACAAATTAAATGTTATGTCCTTAGATGGCATAGGAGGGggaatcttcttcttttttggcttGGCATAAGCCATCCTTATTATACGACCGTCCATTTCCTATAACACATTCCACAAAAAGGAGAATCTTTTACTAAACAATATGGCAAAGAAGCAAGATAACAAATCATATACTTGGTTACTCAAGATATGGTGGAAAAATATTAGATTCCCTTGTAAAACGTCTTTTTCTTTAGCTAGCATATTTCATATACACAAGAGCCAACACAAATAACCTCTAAGAGATTCCGATAACACCTCCTGAAACTTTTACCCATGTTTCACATTGATTCTTAAACTTAAAACTGAGACACTTAACCCACAAAAAGTTATCACTACAGTGATTAGTTGGCATTTCAGTAACTTGTATACTTTCCTCTAGCAAAAAATTATAAACTAAATTGCTTTCCCAGTTAGCGTAGTCTTCTTCCTCACTGACTAATTCGAAGGTAATGCAAATTCTACAAGTATCATAGAAGATAAGAGAACCCATTATGCTTACAGTCGATTCGAGACCATTGAGAGCCACACGAGCCTCCTCTGGTGAAGCCATAGTCACAAACGCCAATCCCCTGTTTCTGGTCTTGTTATACATAGCAAGCTTAACCAACACAATCACAAAAACACCAATCAGTAAAGCAAAAAAAGACCAAAACTTGACCAAAACCCATCACAGAAAAACCACCAAACACTCATATTCAATAGCTTAGAGACTGTAAAAACCTCAACGTCGACGACGGTGCCGTACTTCTCGAACATGGTCCTAATGTCTTCAGGGGTACAAGTCCAAGGCACATTCTGGGCAAGCAATCTTGTGTCAGAGAACACTTCAGTTTCTGGCTCCACAAGAAGTGGGTTTTCTCCAATGGCTTCTTCCTGGGCTGTGGAGGAGAATTGGAGCACGAAAGATTCAAGCTTTTTGGTCCTGATTGAAGAGGTGGGAGCGTGGTGGGTGTGAGATAAggaaagagagagtgagaaaaGAGGCCCGGAAACAGAGAGAGTTGTGGGTTTGTGTTTGGGGAGGTGGTGTGGGTTTTGCAGACAAGGTAGAGGTGCTAGAGGTTGATGAAGCAAAGCCATAGCTCTGGCTCTGTGTCTGCGTGAGTGTCTTCAAAGCTTGAAGAGAAGTGTGTGCTCTTTTGGGATAGTGAGGAGTTTGGATAAGGCAGAGAAAGGAAACGGTGTCGTTTGAGGTTTCAAACGGTGGTAAAACAAGTTTTAAATTTCTTTGGTCCCTCTGATTTGACCATATTGTGGATTTGGTCCCTGTGTTGAGAGATGGGTAATTTTGCTACATTTCTGTAGCAATGTGCAATCCTCTCTGTTTATATATGGGTAGGAAAAACTCTCAGGAGTACAAACAAAGTAACAAACCATCTCTTACCTCTACATTGTTATAATTTATTTGTTACTGTTTGCTTCTACTGAATAACACAGA encodes the following:
- the LOC133744029 gene encoding blue copper protein-like, translated to MACIGARIVGLVLVFGMVMMPSLAKDYTVGDTSGWATGVDYTTWTSDKTFAVGDNLAFNYGSGHTVDEVSGSDYKSCTTGNSITSDSSGATTIPLKTAGTHYFICGVVGHCGMGMKLSVTVGSGSPTDAPAGNGASTPPSTDGSNTTVDTPAVTTPTATSTGLGTSLSSSPIMALMTIAGVVLSVLVLS
- the LOC133707037 gene encoding 28 kDa ribonucleoprotein, chloroplastic, whose amino-acid sequence is MALLHQPLAPLPCLQNPHHLPKHKPTTLSVSGPLFSLSLSLSHTHHAPTSSIRTKKLESFVLQFSSTAQEEAIGENPLLVEPETEVFSDTRLLAQNVPWTCTPEDIRTMFEKYGTVVDVELAMYNKTRNRGLAFVTMASPEEARVALNGLESTEMDGRIIRMAYAKPKKKKIPPPMPSKDITFNLYVENLSYEVRAKDLREFFTSEGTDIVNAEVVFEGNPRRSAGYAFVSFKSKKEAEAALATFHGKLFMGRKIRVARSKQFVKVPTVKEPAVESSESGDNATELSSTSEQVIADDSDKK